The following proteins are co-located in the Tiliqua scincoides isolate rTilSci1 chromosome 8, rTilSci1.hap2, whole genome shotgun sequence genome:
- the MRM1 gene encoding rRNA methyltransferase 1, mitochondrial, translating to MDFLLPYKLGLQNGTRLFSAVCYNRPFRRVQSFSTWEKPPLREVGNQEIACSEVSQQSETAECKTTGRLGCKPLRISKNQKGHSPLGKPWWKLRKKAAPTREEEFRSLRNDDFPELKVKPQQKPLAIERPKGMDILFGIAPCSLALARSKRDFSRLFLKSSRSGQSPVLEEFAQLAKSRRIPLQLVHRKTLDALCKGGVHQGVCLEATPLHPIGWWESPSHEGEKAAAQDGSQLIWLALEGIQDPMNLGAVLRSAHFLGVDGIVMSQRNSCPLTPVVSKASSGAMEVLDVFSTDDLQSFLKEKARQGWEVLGTVGHMKPQDDIPVVRCSDFHWTRPTILLLGNEGYGLSPETRGVCQKMLTISPGRELPAGIESLNVSVAAGIILHAICSQKIKAT from the exons ATGGACTTTCTCCTGCCCTACAAACTTGGTCTCCAGAACGGTACAAGGCTGTTCTCAGCTGTTTGTTACAACAGGCCTTTCCGAAGGGTCCAAAGTTTTTCAACATGGGAAAAACCGCCACTCAGGGAGGTGGGCAACCAGGAAATTGCTTGCTCAGAGGTCAGTCAACAGAGTGAAACAGCTGAATGCAAGACAACTGGCCGACTGGGCTGCAAACCGCTTCGGATTTCTAAAAACCAGAAGGGTCACAGTCCTTTGGGTAAGCCCTGGTGGAAACTTCGCAAGAAAGCTGCACCCACCCGGGAGGAAGAGTTCAGGAGCCTGAGAAATGATGATTTCCCCGAGTTGAAGGTGAAGCCTCAGCAAAAACCTCTTGCCATTGAGAGGCCCAAAGGCATGGACATTTTATTTGGGATTGCTCCCTGTTCCTTGGCCCTGGCCAGGTCAAAGAGGGACTTTTCCAGGCTGTTTCTCAAGTCCAGCAGAAGCGGCCAATCGCCTGTGCTGGAAGAATTTGCCCAGCTTGCTAAATCCCGCAGGATCCCCCTACAACTGGTTCACAGGAAGACATTGGATGCCCTTTGCAAGGGGGGTGTCCATCAAGGGGTCTGTCTGGAGGCCACACCCCTTCACCCTATTGGCTGGTGGGAAAGTCCATCCCATGAGGGTGAGAAAGCTGCTGCTCAAGATGGGTCTCAGCTGATCTGGCTGGCTTTGGAGGGGATACAAGACCCCATGAACCTTGGGGCAGTGCTGAGGTCCGCTCATTTCTTGGGGGTTGACGGGATTGTGATGAGTCAAAGGAACAG CTGTCCTCTGACCCCAGTGGTCAGCAAAGCCAGCTCTGGGGCGATGGAAGTCTTGGATGTGTTTAGCACCGATGATCTCCAGAGCTTTCTTAAg GAAAAGGCCAGACAAGGCTGGGAGGTGCTTGGGACAGTTGGTCACATGAAACCCCAAGATGACATCCCTGTTGTAAGATGCTCAGATTTCCACTGGACAAGACCCACCATTTTGTTACTAG gaAATGAAGGATACGGGCTTTCCCCAGAGACGAGGGGTGTATGTCAAAAGATGTTGACCATCTCCCCGGGGAGAGAGCTGCCTGCTGGGATTGAATCGCTAAATGTTTCTGTTGCAGCTG GAATTATTTTGCACGCTATATGCAGCCAAAAGATCAAAGCCACGTGA